The Anabas testudineus chromosome 15, fAnaTes1.2, whole genome shotgun sequence DNA segment tgtgtgtgtgtgtgtgtgtgtgtgtgtgtgtgtgtgtgtgtgtgtgtgtgtgtgtgtgtgtgtgtgtgtgtgtgtgtgtgtgtgtgtgtgtgtgcgcagtgGGCGAGCCCATTAACCATGAGGCCTGGCACTGGTTCCACAGTGTGGTCGGAGATGGACGATGTCCTTTGGTGGACACCTGGTGGCAGACAGGTGAGACACACCTTAGGTGAAATATTCCGTATGTCCTGTACTTTAGGTCCCTGAAAATTAAAAGCAAGCTGTGAATAGGAACCTGCAGTCACGTCTGTTTAGCCAATAACGGATCTTCCTGATCGACAGAGGGTTTCGGTAAATATGGAAAAAGCTGCTCTTTGTAATAACAGGAAAACACGGTGTGTCGTAATAATGTGAAACTACTCTTACTTCTTACGACATCCCTCCTTACACGGAGGGATGTCGTAAGAAGTCTGATGTCTCAGATGATGCTGTGTTAACCTGCAGGTGGCACTTTTACTGCAGTAGCTATGTGTACTTTAGTACAGTACAGAGTACTGTCTCAGACATGTCTATCAGTGATTCTCCCTTTACTGAAGCTTTAACCCTAATTTCAACGATTAGCAGCAGAacatctgcagctctgcagaaaatgaattaaGATCAAATCCTCAACACCCCGAACACAACCCCCCCCGGACAAGACGGTAGACGACAGTGccctgtgtgtgcgtgtgaccTAATTCCTCGAGTGTtggttgtttttaaatcagactttaaACTCTCCACcagctgtttctgtctcttaaaaagagaaaaatcctcaataaataaaggaaattaaagctgcacttagGGGCAATATCTGAGGCCCTCTAGTGGCAGAGagcaggaacaacaacaacaacaacaatagtgGTTTCGCACAAACACGTGATcatatttcaattcaattcaattcaattcaattttatttgtatagcgccaatttacaacagaagttatctcaaggcactttacagtgtaaggtttaagaccttacagaaaatatttatacaaaatattagagaaaacccaacagtcccatttgagcaagctttaggcaacagtggagaggaaaaactccctttagaggaagaaacctccagcagaaccaggctcatagtgggcggccatctgcctcgaccggttggggtgagtggaaagagaagagagaaaagaacagcaggcaataaagacaacaacaagcaataaagacaacaacaagcatcaagaacattgggcagatgaactggattctggagatgtacagctccaggccgaggatacctgcagaaaagtacagagagagggagacagagaggaggaaacacaactaaaagagagagaagacacaaagttaatgacatgcaatggtggcatttgcattgatacaggagaaaggagagaggagaggagctcagtttatcagtagaggtcccccagcagaataacctatatcagcataactaagagatggttcagagtcacctgatccatctctaactataagctttataaaaaaggaaagttttaagtctagtcttaaatgtagagagggtgtctgcctccagaacctgaactgggagctggttccacaggagaggggcttggtagctaaaggctctgcctcccattctacatttggaaactctaggaaccacaagtaaacctgcagtctgagaacggagagttctgcttggaagataaggaactatgaggtctttaagataagatggagcctgattattaagggatttataagttaggagaagaattttaaattcaattctggatttaacagggagccaatggatatttctggtttgtttgtCATCGGAGAGACCTAAGATCAGTagttgttgtctgttgttggACCCTGAGGACAGAATGAAACCTTGAACTGGTTGAGTTTAGGTTCAGGTGCTGCTGCGTACTTGTGGCCTCTTTATGAAGGAAAACATCCACAATATCACTGAGAGGAAATCTCTCGCTCCTACAGACATCACTTGttactttctttcttcttcttcttccacatgacttcaactgtttctgtgtgtgagataGTTTGGTTAACTATGATTCAGAGAGGGGTTCCTGAACCTTCCTGTTCTTCAGAGGATGGACCTATTACTTCTGAATGAGTGTGAACCTTCCTCAGGATAAACCACAAATGCTTCGACTCTAAGATACATTTAAGTCTTTATTTTCCACGACGTGAGCACGCAGCTGTGTGTAGCTGGACGTCCGTCGGTCTACAGGTGTGTTGATGgctgattaaatatttaacatcagCTGCACTCCAACAAGGCCTCAGACTGTAGAGAAGTGTCTTTCCTCTCCTAAATCTCAGCTTGTTTGTCTGTTCcgtctctctctgcagagacCGGCGGCGTCTGTATTGCCCCTCGCCCTGCAGACGAAGGAGCTCCAATCGTTCCAGCAATGGCCATGAGGCCGTTCTTTGGCATCCAGCCTGCTCTGATGGGAGAGAAGGTGACTTAACAAACGCACGAACATACATAAGAAAGATCTCTTCACATTTAGATGGATCCGCAGATCCTTTCTTGGTCGTTTTGTTTCTTAGGCCACAGAATCAGTTCAGTGTTGGTTTAACTGTGCACAGACCTCAGAACCCTTTGAAAAGAGCACGtcacttaaaaaaatgttcaaatcaaaAGGACCAAAAAAATTGCAGTGATAGaaataagtttttttaaattggtaAACAACGTCTTTCTAGGATCTGTCTGGTCCTCGTGCAGTTTCAGATCAGTCTCTGCATCTCATTAAGAGGTTTCGTTCACTTTCTCAGTTTAAAACGGGACCAGAAGcatctgttttctttgattAACAGACTTTCAGACTAACCCTGTTGGGATCATCGCCGCTCTCCCAAATTAATTATTCGCTAGTTTCCCAATTTTCCTCCTTCTGTTAAAGAGCTGTAATCTGCAGACTTTGAGGGTTTTTCATCATCACTGGTTACTGGtgtagattagattagattagattagtcCTCCTTCATCTTTACTTTCAGTGCAATCCTCTCAGAGTTAACAGGAATTGGACTTTAAACACTGAGGAAGATGTCGTGTGTTTCATCAGCACAGTGTGTCCACGACTGGATTTGTACACTGGCCTGAGAATGTGATACGGGACATTAGGGAGGAAGTAAATCCTGTCCTGTTCTGACCTCTGTTCTAAAAATGTGGGTGTGAACCtgaatctctgtgtgtgtgtgtgtgtgtgtgtgtgtgtgtgtgtgtgtgtgtgtgtgtgtgtgtgtgtgtgtgtgtgtgtgtgtgtgtgtgtgtgtgtgtgtgtgtgtgttaaactttGTTGTGTGATTGTCAGGGTGAGCTTCTGTCTGGTACCTCTGTCAGTGGAGCTCTGTGTATCAGCCAGCCGTGGCCTGGTATGGCTCGGGGCATTTATGGAGACCACCAGAGATTCATCGACGCTTATTTCAAACCGTATCCGGGTCAGTAACAAGAAAACATGCAGCACTTGTTCACTTCCTGAGCCCAGTCTGTGagctgctttttcattttcaggttaTTACTTCACGGGGGACGGAGCTTTCCGGACAGAGGAAGGTTACTACCAGATAACCGGTCGCATGGACGACGTCATTAACGTCAGCGGTCATCGTCTCGGTACGGCAGAGATAGAAGACGCCCtggtgagacacagaaacaacagctgCTAACGACTCCTCCTTCTAGTTTGTAGTAACAGCTCGGTACCTGCTCTGTGAGGCTGCACACTTCTGTTCTGAAGGAATATTTCAAATGTCAGAATTAGAAATGATTAAATATAAGTTAGAGAAGAGATGAGATTTTATGGGATGAGAGAACctgtgaggagagaaaaacgGATGAAATGCGATTCAACATGATTTGAGATGTGCtcaaataaacaggaaatacTACTCGGATGCAGTTTTACTACCCACACTGTAAACTACCCCCAGTCCTCGATTGAGACCAGTTCTTCAGATGACTGGTTTTAAAATCAGCCTCTCATTTCGGACATATAACttggttgttgttgtggttttttGTGCAGGATGAACATCCAGCTGTTCCAGAAACAGCTGTTGTTGGAATTCCACACGACATAAAAGGAGAAGGTGAGAGTTAAAACACAGGTAACAACCAGGAAGGCATTCACCACTCTGTGCATCAGAGATCCACCTGAAACCTTAACTTAACAGAAAAAAGCTCGCACTCATCTACAAGTGAAAAATGAGACTAGAAAATATTCATGAAAAATAGTTGGCAATTAATTTGCTAATGGTAGATGAACCTTGATCAACTTGATCAGTTGCAGCTATGACAAACTATATTGTtgaataatatattaatttgaTGCTGAAACTTTCTAAGATGATCTGTgcataaataatttaaaaatatatttatatttattaaatatataatcagaaacaaaatgaatgaaaaatgattaGAAATACAGAATCATCCTTCATTCCTACAGTCTATGAGCATCTGCTGCCTCTTGCTGATCGCTCAGTGGATCTGCAGctaaacacagtcacagaaagTTTAGTCACAACATTCCTGCATAATTCATTATAATAGTGAAATTAaaatcacagctgtgtgtgtgtgtgtgtgtgtgtgtgtgtgtgtgtgtgtgtgtgtgtgtgtgtgtgtgtgtgtgtgtgtgtgtgtgtgtgtgtgtgtgtgcgcgtgtgtgtgcgcgcgcgcgcgtgtgtgtgtatgtacctgCTCTCAGTTCCGTTTGCCTTCGTGGTTTTGAAGGAGGATCTCGGTGACGACCCCCACGCcgtcctgcagcagctgagagaaCTCGTTGCCACAAAAATCGCCAAATACGCCGTCCCAGAGGACTTCCTGGTGAGACACATTCTTATTAATATTGGTCTGTATTAGCCAATCAAGGCTCAGCAGGTCCCGTTGCCCCTGGTAACAGTCAGGTTTGGTCTCCCAGGTGGTGAAGCGGTTACCGAAGACTCGTTCTGGGAAGATCATGAGAAGAATCCTGAGGAAGATCGCCATGGAGATGAACGGAGACCTCGGTGATGTGTCGACTCTCGACGACCCGTCTGTCGTCAAGGAGATTGTGGAGGCTCAACAGCGGTACAGGAAGCAGagcaaacagcagaagaagaagtaggAGGGAGGGTCGGAGTCACAGCCATCATAACCACTTTAGTAGAGAGGATATGTTGATACCTCACAGCCACATTTTAAGTCAGTGATCATAAACACGAATATTGGATGTTCGTAAAGCTACAACCTGGTTTCAGGCTTCAGGTGATTAACGGTTTCTACTAGACCTTCTAACAGTGGTTTAAACTTGACCTTCTGTCCTCTGTGGTGGACATGGGGACAAACTGAAGCCAGGAGACAGAAGTGACTGTAAAGTTTAAAATGCTGACTGTTGCTGGCCATGATGGTCGGTCGGTTCACTGTCTTCAACCaacacactgaatgtttttacaGATAAGTGCTGAATTAGCAGTTTTAATCAGAAAGgttcattttaatgcattttctgcagtttctgttttagatGTCCACTACAAAGGCCGATTCAGAAAAGCAGActtgaacacagacacactgttcTTGAGATGCAGCgagagaaaaataatcaaaccCCCAGTTCGAGTTTGTTCCTCTTCTGTCCTGGTCAAAGTTTAAAGTACGTCCTTCAAACCgttgcagtgttttcagttgcaCAAGCATCAGATTTATCTCATGTTGTCACGCATGAGATTGATTAttttacatgaacacatttagttttagagtttttcttttttttaatctctgagGACAGACGAGGTCGTATTAAACAGACTGAAGATTCATCAGGAAAATGATTTGTGATGTTTCTGCAGGTCCTGAAACTAAAAACTGGTCATTTACAACCTTTTATTCTACAAatgagaacttttttttttttggcctccTGCAGGTAAATGTTcaagaacatttaaaattttagcAAAGATTTGaaataacaaaattaatttCTGAATTGATTAATTTGTTCCTTTTTATAATGTGCGATATTTCTAATGAGTCCAAGACGTCTTATGGacatcaacaaataaaaagctgaagCCTCTTTGAATGTCTGTAAAACTAtgactagactagactagactcAAAAAACTGAGAGATTAAAACCAAGTGCTGATTTAATATAGAAGCTGGAGAAGGATGAATTGGTTTCATGTCAGAATTGGTCTGAAACCTTGTGTTTCACACCATAACACATTTAAtagaataaaatctgaattttgacttttgtattttcttctttttaattctCTTCAGTTTTTAATACTCTTCATGTGATTAATTTTGTAGACTTGAACTAATTTTTCAATTGTATagtttattaatcattttatcTTGTGTATGTACACAACTAATAAACCTTTAAGATTTTTGTAAAGgtttaaaagtttgtttttaatgtttaacgTAAAGATCACACAGTGACAAAgagtgatttaatttaatttactttttgtcAACTTTTCATCGCTTTGCTTTAATTCTCTTtatcatttgttgttgtgtgttcgACCTCCGTCCAGCAGGGGGCGAAATGTGCACTGCGTTTCGCCCTTCCGGCCGTAAAAGTGTCGTAAAAACAGCCGTAAGTGAAGATGGTCTCCATAATAACAACAGTCTGTTCCGCGTTGAAGTGAACTTTGtctaatgttttagtttttattgttcgGAGAGAATAAAATGTCGctgcaacagctgctgttttctgtcatgGAGGAGTTTGTACTGAACGCGGTGACTGAAATCTGTCAGAGGCTGAAACACGAAGACTCGTCACCGACACAGGtacgttactttgacctgacgttactttgacctgaggttAGGTTGACATGACGTTAGGTTGACctgacgttactttgacctgaggttaggttgacctgacgttactttgacctgaggttaggttgacatgacgttactttgacctgaggttaggttgacctgaggttaggttgacatgacgttactttgacctgaggttaggttgacctgacgttactttgacctgaggttaggttgacatgacgttactttgacctgacgttactttgacctgacgttactttgacctgacgttaggttgacatgacgttactttgacctgaggttaggttgacatgacgttactttgacctgacgttactttgacctgacgttactttgacctgaggttaggttgacctgacgttactttgacctgaggttAGGTTGACCTGACGTTAGGTTGACatgacgttactttgacctgaggttaggttgacctgacgttactttgacctgaggttaggttgacctgaggttaggttgacatgacgttactttgacctgaggttaggttgacctgacgttactttgacctgaggttaggttgacatgacgttactttgacctgaggttaggttgacctgacgttactttgacctgaggttaggttgacctgaggttaggttgacatgacgttactttgacctgaggttAGGTTGACCTGACGTTAGGTTGACatgacgttactttgacctgaggttaggttgacatgacgttactttgacctgaggttaggttgacctgaggttaggttgacatgacgttactttgacctgaggttaggttgacatgacgttaggttgacatgacgttaggttgacatgacgttaggttgacatgacgttactttgacctgacgttactttgacctgaggttaggttgacatgacgttaggttgacatgacgttactttgacctgacgttactttgacctgacgttaggttgacatgacgttaggttgacatgacgttactttgacctgaggttACTTTGATCTGACGTTACGTTGACctgacgttactttgacctgaggttaggttgacatgacgttaggttgacatgacgttactttgacctgaggttaggttgacatgacgttactttgacctgaggttaggttgacatgacgttactttgacctgaggttaggttgacatgacgttactttgacctgaggttAGGTTGACCTGACGTTAGGTTGACatgacgttactttgacctgaggttaggttgacatgacgttactttgacctgacgttactttgacctgaggttAGGTTGACATGACGTTACGTTGACctgacgttactttgacctgacgttactttgacctgaggttaggttgacctgacgttactttgacctgaggttAGGTTGACCTGACGTTAGGTTGACatgacgttactttgacctgacGTTACGTTGACCTGAGGTTAGGTTGACATGACGTTAGGTTGACATGACGTTACGTTGACCTGAGGTTACTTTGATCTGACGTTACGTTGACctgacgttactttgacctgaggttaggttgacatgacgttaggttgacatgacgttactttgacctgacgttactttgacctgaggttACTTTGATctgacgttactttgacctgaggttaggttgacatgacgttactttgacctgacgttactttgacctgaggttaggttgacatgacgttaggttgacatgacgttactttgacctgacgttactttgacctgaggttAGGTTGACATGACGTTAGGTTGACATGACGTTACGTTGACCTGAGGTTACTTTGATCTGACGTTACGTTGACctgacgttactttgacctgaggttaggttgacatgacgttaggttgacatgacgttactttgacctgacgttactttgacctgaggttaggttgacatgacgttactttgacctgacgttactttgacctgaggttaggttgacctgacgttactttgacctCACTCGCTTCCTCCCCCTTTTCCTGTGTTGCAGGACGAGCTGCTGCCTGAGATGAGGAAACTCTGTGAGGCTCTGCTGCAGGAGCTCAGgaggctgctggaggagaaccaGAACCTGAAGACCAGGATCCATGAGACGGCAGACGGGTCAGCACAGACTCCTCGGCAGGTCCGCAGCCCCCCTACAAGCACAGGAGACGCTCAGGTGGAGCTGAGCGGCCAATCGGACACTTCGACAGGTGTGTCCAGCCAATCGGGAAACGCTCCAGCAGCGGCCGACAGACGGACCAACCACACAGCTCACCTGAGGGTCCACAGCCGAGCCCCGCCCTTCACCTGTCCCGTCTGTGGGAAAGGCTTCTCCGCTCGCAGCAGCGTCAGAGTCCATCAGCTCACTGTCCACAACAAGCAGCGACCGCACCGGTGTTCTGACTGCGGGAAGGTGTTCGGCACCCGCAGCCACCTCAGGGCGCACCGGACATCCAGCAGTGTCCCGCTCACTTGTTCGTCCTGCGGTGAGACACTGGCGGCGAGATGCAGCCTGAGACAGCACCGACTGACGTGTCAGGGGACAGACAGGAAGCTCAGGTGTGCGGAGTGCGGGAAGGAGTTCTCTAAACCCAGTTACCTCTCTGCTCACCAGAGAGTCCACCTGAGGGACAAACCCTTTAAATGTCCGACCTGTGCGAAAGGCTTCACCACGCGCCGCAGCGTCTGCGTCCACCAGCTGACCGTCCACAGAGGTCTGAAGCCGTTCACCTGCCGCGTCTGTAGGAAGACATTCAGCCAGCGGAGTGGCCTCACCGCTCACCTGAGGACCCACACAGGTGAGCGCCCCTACACCTGCGAGCAGTGTGGGAATAgcttctccagcagcagcagccttttGGTGCACCGTCGCGTGCACACTGGAGAGAAGGCCTTTGGCTGCGACAGCTGCGGGAAGAGCTTCAGCGTGTCGGCCAACCTGCGCCGCCACCGCCTCGTGCACTCAGGCCACCGGGCGTTCAGCTGCGACGTGTGCGGGCGCAGCTTCACGCAGGCCGGACACCTGAAGGTGCACCGCACCGTGCACAGCGGAGAGTGGGCGTTCATCTGCAACGTCTGCGGGAAGGGGTTCAGACGGCGCAGCGCGCTGCTGCTGCACGAGAGGCGTCACAGCGGCGTGAAACCGTGCAACTGCAGCGAGTGTGGGAAGAACTTCTCCTCGTCCACGTCTCTGAGACGCCACCAGCTGGTGCACAGCGGGCAGAAAGCTCACACCTGCGAGGAGTGTGGCAAGAGCTTCGCCAGCGCCCAGGTGCTAAAAACACACCTGCAGCTGCACGGCGGCAGCAAACCTTTCTCCTGTGACGTGTGCGGCCGTGGCTACAGCTCGCTCAGCTACCTGAAGACGCACCGACGCAGTCACTCCGAGGGGAAACCGTTCGGCTGCGCTCAGTGTGGGAAGAGCTTCTCCACACAGGCGAGCGCGAAGCTTCACCAGCGCACACACAGCGGAGAGAAACCGTTTGTCTGCGAGCTCTGCGGGAAAAACTTCAGCGTGTCGCAGAACCTCGTCAGACACAAACGCGTCCACAGCGGAGAGAAACCGTTTGAGTGCAGCGTGTGCGGCAAGAGATTTAGTCAGAACAACAACCTGAAGACTCACTGGCTGGTTCACACAGGACAGAAACCTttcagctgctccacctgcagcaggagCTTCACCTCCATGAGGAGCCTCAGAGAGCACAGGTGTGTCTCTGCTGAGTGAACAGGGTCACAAGTTAAATGTCTGGGAGCTCAGAGAACACGAAGGAAGTCTTTAAATATGTTGAATAATGTTGACTATAAGATCAAATTTCTGATTTCCCAAGTCACTCAAAGCTCAGCTGAGtccataaaaagaagaaagaaaacaggaaatgtaaaCTTGTGTGCTGTGTCAAACAATAAACCAACGTGTTCCCTGAGTGCTCTGTTATTTTTGAACCTgcataatatttaatttcacatttcaatttCTATTTAATAGATTTTTTGATTCATGattttctctttactttttaACTTCTTGGTAATTTTGTATTTCACAGACTTATTTTTTGTTTCGGTTTGAGTCCAGCAGGGGGCGGTAATGCGCCTTTTAACTGCTTTAGCAGCTCCcaacacaaaagaagaagatgctttTACTTTGTAGTAGACCGGAAGTTGTCGCTTGTTGAACTCCAGCACATCGTCGTGTCCCAGCTCGAGACCGTCAGTGGAACTGGTTTACCGTCCCAAGTCCAGAATGAACGAGTCGGGGGGGCTCCGGATCCGGCGGCTGCATCGGCCGCAGGTCATCACCGACGAGCTGCCGGAGAACCGCCAAAAAGGATCCAGGTAATAACCGGAGCAACAAAACCCGCTAATTACTGAGCAGGTTAGCAGCTGTTAGCCTTCTGCTAACGATCAACAGAGCCGATTGGTTCCTGTCAGCCCGTGTTTGGGTCACAGAGCGAAACATTGGGTTTAGTGAAACCGAATCCACCCGAGATGTTTAAAAACAGCGGACAGTCGAGAAAAACTCTTTAGGTCGCTGAATCATAAGAAAGATTTAAACTGTTTCCGGTCCAGGTGTTCCCGagccgccatctttgttttgattcacAACCACAGCCTGAACTCGTGAAGTCAATTTCAAAAAATCCGTTTTCCTCACTCAGTGAACTGAATGTTTGATCCTCTAGATCTCTGCTTGGTGTTTGTGGTTGATAACCCGTCACAAGAGCTTTGTCAGTACCAGAACAAACTGGGGGTTCAGGTCAATGAGCACCTAGTGAAACCGACTGTGTCCAGTACATGAGTGGCACAATCTGAGACCagatttttaataattcaattcaattttattttattctgctgatcatccctgtgttgttttttgttctccTGCTCTCTAATTACACTGTATATTAACGCACTCCAACATGCCATGTAATCCACCCATTAACCAACTGTTAACTGCTTTTCCTTATTCCCTCCCTCTCTGATTTGTAACAGTACGTGTTATATTTCTGAGTgtgtagagagaaaagagaagaggaccaaggacaACCCCCAGAGGAACTCCACAGACATGTCTAGTTTGTGTTAAAGTGTTGGCTCACTCAGcgtttctgtttcctctcagcaCCTACAGTGGGAAGGTGTTTCAGGTGACTCTACTGTCTCTGGGCGGCTTTCTGCTACTTCCTCTCCTggtcatcatcctcatcctggAGTCTCCCATCCAGCCTGAAGTCTTTAGGTGAGCCCAACATGAATTTTGTTTGCGCCCAGAAGGAATGTGACTCGATTTAGAAACCAGGATCAAATTCCTTCTAcatgcaaatatgcaaaaaacTGATTCTGATTAAAATGAACTAGTACCCATTCATTTCTCTGACGTCGCCCTAGAAGACGTTGTTTTGATAGACAGTTATTTTGTCGGTGTGGTTGGAGGTTAATGGACCATTTACCTCTCAGTGCTTTTGAAACAACAGTCCCTGAATGCCTCCCACTGCCAGCACACTTAGAGATGACTCTGCTGTGGTTCAGGTCACTGCTCCAATGAGCACGTTCCCACTCTACACTGTGAATAGATGTATATGAACCAGGTCAACAGTAAACCAGTTCTAAAATGAATAAATCCTAAATTTATAAGCGGGGTCATTATTTAAACAAGCACACGCGTTGACCACAAACCcagtttattttgtgtatgAATATCAGGCTGCAGAGGCCTGAAACTTGCTGCAAACAGAACTGATCCTGATCTGTCCTATGAAGGGTTTGAATCTGCTGAGTGTATCAGAGGCGCAAAGTGTTCGGTCTGGAaatttttctaaaataaatttaGGATATTATGTATGTTATGTGTACTAATTTCCCACATTCTGAGCTGTAAGACATTTCTATTAGGTGATCAAGAGGATTTTAGTGTCTGTCACTGGAATATCTGAGCTCTGCAGGTTCTCCTGGTCAGTAATTCACTAGGAGTCATGTGATGTTGAAACCCAGTGGGACGGTTTAACAAGCTGCTGCACGATTTGTTGCTCAACTTGTGAACTCGCTCTCTCACTTTGTCCTGAGATAAAGAAACAAGTCATTGGTTGATTTTCACCAGAGAACTTGTTTAAGTTGAAATGAGACAGAGGAAAGCAAAACTAATTTCAGCTCCTTTCAGCAGAAACTAACCATCTACAACAAGTAGAAgagacaaacactgaacatgtaTTTGTTGGATTTAATCCATAGAAAAATTGTGTTTTACAATTGATGTCAGATTTCAACTGAAACGTATCGTTTCTTAAAAAAAGGGTTGTGTTTTGTGAagatgatgtgttttgtgtgctgcAGTCTCAAGGAGCCCCCGCTGATGAAAGGCTGCTGGGAGCCGAACCTCAAGCTGCGCGGGGCTCAGAGACTCTTTGAAGACCAGATCATCGGACCAGAGTCCATCGCTAACATTGGAGGTAAAAAACAAAGACGTCAACAGTAAAAGGCTGCTCGGTGATGAAGACCATGCAAAAGACTGAGAGCTGACACGTTGGTCTCTTCTGTCTgcagatgttttgtttgctggAACAGCTGACGGGAAGATAGTGAAGCTGGTTGGTCAAAGAATCCACACGGTGACGAGACTGGGAAAA contains these protein-coding regions:
- the LOC113158593 gene encoding gastrula zinc finger protein XlCGF57.1-like isoform X1 is translated as MSLQQLLFSVMEEFVLNAVTEICQRLKHEDSSPTQDELLPEMRKLCEALLQELRRLLEENQNLKTRIHETADGSAQTPRQVRSPPTSTGDAQVELSGQSDTSTGVSSQSGNAPAAADRRTNHTAHLRVHSRAPPFTCPVCGKGFSARSSVRVHQLTVHNKQRPHRCSDCGKVFGTRSHLRAHRTSSSVPLTCSSCGETLAARCSLRQHRLTCQGTDRKLRCAECGKEFSKPSYLSAHQRVHLRDKPFKCPTCAKGFTTRRSVCVHQLTVHRGLKPFTCRVCRKTFSQRSGLTAHLRTHTGERPYTCEQCGNSFSSSSSLLVHRRVHTGEKAFGCDSCGKSFSVSANLRRHRLVHSGHRAFSCDVCGRSFTQAGHLKVHRTVHSGEWAFICNVCGKGFRRRSALLLHERRHSGVKPCNCSECGKNFSSSTSLRRHQLVHSGQKAHTCEECGKSFASAQVLKTHLQLHGGSKPFSCDVCGRGYSSLSYLKTHRRSHSEGKPFGCAQCGKSFSTQASAKLHQRTHSGEKPFVCELCGKNFSVSQNLVRHKRVHSGEKPFECSVCGKRFSQNNNLKTHWLVHTGQKPFSCSTCSRSFTSMRSLREHRCVSAE
- the LOC113158593 gene encoding gastrula zinc finger protein XlCGF57.1-like isoform X3; protein product: MSLQQLLFSVMEEFVLNAVTEICQRLKHEDSSPTQDELLPEMRKLCEALLQELRRLLEENQNLKTRIHETADGSAQTPRQVRSPPTSTGDAQVELSGQSDTSTGVSSQSGNAPAAADRRTNHTAHLRVHSRAPPFTCPVCGKGFSARSSVRVHQLTVHNKQRPHRCSDCGKVFGTRSHLRAHRTSSSVPLTCSSCGETLAARCSLRQHRLTCQGTDRKLRCAECGKEFSKPSYLSAHQRVHLRDKPFKCPTCAKGFTTRRSVCVHQLTVHRGLKPFTCRVCRKTFSQRSGLTAHLRTHTGERPYTCEQCGNSFSSSSSLLVHRRVHTGEKAFGCDSCGKSFSVSANLRRHRLVHSGHRAFSCDVCGRSFTQAGHLKVHRTVHSGEWAFICNVCGKGFRRRSALLLHERRHSGVKPCNCSECGKNFSSSTSLRRHQLVHSGQKAHTCEECGKSFASAQVLKTHLQLHGGSKPFSCDVCGRGYSSLSYLKTHRRSHSEGKPFGCAQCGKSFSTQASAKLHQRTHSGEKPFVCELCGKNFSVSQNLVRHKRVHSGEKPFECSVCGKRFSQNNNLKTHWLVHTGQKPFSCSTCSRSFTSMRSLREHRGR
- the LOC113158593 gene encoding gastrula zinc finger protein XlCGF57.1-like isoform X2, with product MSLQQLLFSVMEEFVLNAVTEICQRLKHEDSSPTQDELLPEMRKLCEALLQELRRLLEENQNLKTRIHETADGSAQTPRQVRSPPTSTGDAQVELSGQSDTSTGVSSQSGNAPAAADRRTNHTAHLRVHSRAPPFTCPVCGKGFSARSSVRVHQLTVHNKQRPHRCSDCGKVFGTRSHLRAHRTSSSVPLTCSSCGETLAARCSLRQHRLTCQGTDRKLRCAECGKEFSKPSYLSAHQRVHLRDKPFKCPTCAKGFTTRRSVCVHQLTVHRGLKPFTCRVCRKTFSQRSGLTAHLRTHTGERPYTCEQCGNSFSSSSSLLVHRRVHTGEKAFGCDSCGKSFSVSANLRRHRLVHSGHRAFSCDVCGRSFTQAGHLKVHRTVHSGEWAFICNVCGKGFRRRSALLLHERRHSGVKPCNCSECGKNFSSSTSLRRHQLVHSGQKAHTCEECGKSFASAQVLKTHLQLHGGSKPFSCDVCGRGYSSLSYLKTHRRSHSEGKPFGCAQCGKSFSTQASAKLHQRTHSGEKPFVCELCGKNFSVSQNLVRHKRVHSGEKPFECSVCGKRFSQNNNLKTHWLVHTGQKPFSCSTCSRSFTSMRSLREHSRGR